In the Sphingobium sp. EM0848 genome, one interval contains:
- a CDS encoding hydantoinase B/oxoprolinase family protein — protein MTVQYASGQIVASKEIDLVTFEVLRNMFEYACSRMTTVLQRTSFSSILADMMDFSNAIYDPELRLLAQAANCPVHLAAMQYSADASMKRFPIETLKPGDIIALNDPYCGGTHINDVNFTMPIFYEDELIGFAGSRGHWMDLGGGAAGGQSFSTHVAAEGLRLPPIKIYENYQVNEDFLAIIMNNTRTPHFIKGDLQAHLGALKAAESELQRAAARYGTKTLKAAMRELISYTERITRKAIEDIPDGVYEAEDFADTDGFSDDPVKVKVTLTVKDSDITVDFAGSDPICKGAINSPFANTASAAFYSVQFFLAPHAASNAGMFAPIKIVLPDDCWLNAKWPAPTIGCTTLTSSKITSAVWQALAKAIPDRVTGSTCSECNWFVASVVDPQGRSDVFSDLPAGGWGGTPFNDGMNVTMDPLGNCMNLPAEAAELLFPIEYEAFELRQDSAGAGKNRGGLGAFFKVRFLCDAELSMETSRTREGSPGVNGGGRSAVQRSTQIDADGRELVIGGLSPNGAWTSPLLAGHPFGYDQAFKFESTGGGGWGKATDRPAARVLDDVLDEYVSIEAAKELYGVVIDPKRMTVDEAATARLREMR, from the coding sequence ATGACGGTTCAGTACGCAAGCGGCCAGATAGTCGCGAGCAAGGAAATCGACCTCGTGACATTCGAGGTGCTGCGCAACATGTTCGAATACGCCTGCTCGCGTATGACGACCGTGCTTCAGAGGACGTCCTTTTCGTCGATCCTCGCGGATATGATGGACTTCTCCAACGCAATCTATGATCCTGAGCTGCGGCTGCTGGCCCAGGCGGCCAACTGCCCGGTCCATCTTGCGGCGATGCAATACAGCGCCGATGCCTCGATGAAGCGCTTTCCGATTGAGACGCTCAAGCCGGGCGACATCATCGCGCTCAACGACCCGTATTGCGGCGGAACGCATATCAACGACGTCAATTTCACGATGCCCATCTTCTACGAGGATGAGCTGATCGGGTTCGCCGGCAGCCGCGGGCACTGGATGGACCTGGGCGGCGGCGCGGCGGGTGGACAATCGTTCAGCACGCACGTCGCGGCCGAAGGTCTGCGCCTCCCGCCGATCAAGATCTACGAGAACTACCAGGTCAACGAGGACTTCCTCGCGATCATCATGAACAACACCCGCACGCCGCACTTCATCAAGGGCGACCTGCAGGCCCATCTCGGCGCCTTGAAGGCGGCGGAAAGCGAGCTGCAACGGGCCGCCGCCCGCTACGGCACCAAGACCCTCAAGGCGGCGATGCGCGAACTGATCAGCTACACGGAGCGGATCACCCGCAAGGCGATCGAGGACATTCCGGACGGCGTCTACGAAGCCGAGGATTTCGCGGATACCGATGGCTTCTCCGACGATCCGGTCAAGGTCAAGGTCACGCTCACCGTCAAGGACTCCGACATCACGGTCGATTTCGCGGGGTCCGATCCAATCTGCAAAGGCGCGATCAACTCGCCCTTCGCCAACACCGCGTCTGCCGCATTCTACTCGGTGCAGTTCTTCCTCGCACCGCATGCCGCGTCGAATGCCGGCATGTTCGCGCCGATCAAAATCGTCCTGCCCGACGATTGCTGGCTCAACGCCAAATGGCCGGCACCGACGATCGGTTGTACGACCCTTACTTCGTCAAAGATCACGAGTGCCGTCTGGCAGGCTCTGGCCAAGGCGATTCCGGACCGCGTGACCGGATCAACTTGCTCCGAGTGCAACTGGTTCGTGGCTTCCGTGGTGGATCCGCAGGGGCGCTCGGACGTGTTCTCCGACCTGCCAGCCGGAGGTTGGGGTGGTACTCCGTTCAACGACGGCATGAACGTCACGATGGATCCACTCGGAAACTGCATGAACTTGCCGGCAGAGGCGGCCGAACTGCTATTTCCGATCGAATACGAGGCGTTCGAGTTGCGGCAGGATTCGGCTGGCGCGGGAAAAAACCGTGGAGGCCTGGGGGCGTTCTTCAAGGTGCGCTTCCTGTGCGACGCGGAACTCAGCATGGAAACGTCGCGTACGCGAGAGGGTAGCCCAGGCGTGAACGGAGGAGGTCGCAGCGCCGTTCAGCGATCGACACAGATCGACGCCGACGGGCGCGAGCTGGTCATCGGCGGCCTGTCCCCTAACGGCGCGTGGACCAGCCCGCTACTGGCCGGCCATCCGTTCGGCTATGACCAGGCCTTCAAGTTCGAGAGCACCGGCGGAGGCGGCTGGGGCAAGGCGACCGATCGTCCCGCGGCTCGCGTTCTCGACGACGTTCTCGACGAATACGTTTCGATTGAGGCGGCGAAGGAGCTCTATGGCGTCGTGATCGATCCCAAGCGCATGACGGTCGACGAGGCCGCAACAGCGCGCCTGCGGGAGATGAGGTAA
- a CDS encoding AMP-binding protein: MAILSMDCGGHGNAAEICNERFASDRERIALRHRGLSGETRDWTFADLKLRSSQFAHVLADLGVGKGDRVAGLLPRTPELLITMLAAWKLGAVYQPLFTAFGPKAIEYRLKTGETKVLVTDTVNRPKLTGLAVDTAIVTVGAGEDAQEPDFWGALNVMSDVFAPVPCAFEDPFLLMFTSGTTGLPKPLFVPIRAIAAFVGYMRDAVGLREGDRFWNLADPGWAYGLYYAVVGPLAMGITTVFQEASFTVDSTYDVIAECGITNLAGSPTAYRLMVGDGPEKAHRVKGQLKRVSSAGEPLNPEIIRWFEQLLEVAIYDHYGQTELGMVLCNHHGLKHSVHMGAAGYSVPGHRVVVLSPEGCELGPNEPGDLALDVPNSPLMWFKGYHRLETPAFQGSYFLTGDTAEINDDGSISFVGRADDVITTSGYRVGPFDVESALLEHSAVLESAVIGKPDPERTEIIKAFVVLKAGLKADEALSEELRQHVKGRLSAHAYPREIEFVDALPKTPSGKVQRFLLRSHERAKSSGPA, translated from the coding sequence ATGGCGATTCTGTCGATGGATTGTGGAGGGCATGGGAACGCGGCAGAAATCTGTAATGAACGGTTCGCCAGCGACCGGGAGCGCATTGCACTGCGGCACCGAGGCCTGTCCGGGGAGACGCGCGATTGGACTTTCGCCGATCTCAAACTCCGATCCTCACAATTTGCTCATGTTCTGGCGGACCTGGGGGTCGGTAAAGGTGACCGTGTTGCGGGCTTGCTGCCTCGCACGCCGGAACTGCTGATCACCATGCTTGCCGCCTGGAAATTGGGCGCCGTATACCAGCCGCTGTTTACCGCTTTCGGCCCCAAAGCCATTGAATACCGCTTGAAAACCGGCGAAACAAAGGTCCTCGTCACCGATACTGTTAATCGTCCCAAGCTGACCGGCCTTGCCGTCGATACGGCGATCGTAACCGTTGGTGCCGGCGAAGATGCGCAAGAGCCAGATTTTTGGGGCGCATTGAATGTAATGAGCGATGTATTCGCGCCGGTGCCCTGCGCCTTCGAAGATCCCTTTTTGCTGATGTTCACGTCAGGCACGACGGGTCTTCCGAAGCCTTTGTTCGTGCCGATTCGCGCTATTGCCGCTTTCGTCGGCTACATGCGCGATGCCGTGGGACTTCGCGAGGGCGACCGATTCTGGAACTTGGCGGACCCGGGATGGGCCTATGGTCTCTATTATGCAGTCGTCGGACCATTGGCCATGGGCATCACGACGGTGTTCCAGGAGGCCAGCTTCACTGTCGATTCCACATACGACGTGATCGCGGAATGCGGAATCACGAACCTGGCGGGATCGCCTACAGCCTATCGCTTGATGGTAGGCGACGGCCCTGAAAAGGCACATCGCGTCAAGGGCCAGCTAAAGAGGGTCAGCAGCGCTGGCGAGCCGCTGAATCCGGAGATTATCCGCTGGTTCGAGCAGCTCCTCGAAGTAGCGATATATGATCATTACGGGCAAACCGAACTTGGCATGGTCCTTTGCAATCATCATGGCTTGAAACATTCCGTACATATGGGGGCAGCAGGCTATTCGGTTCCAGGACATCGGGTTGTTGTGCTGTCGCCAGAGGGATGCGAATTAGGGCCAAACGAACCCGGAGATTTGGCTCTCGATGTGCCCAACTCTCCGCTGATGTGGTTCAAAGGCTATCACCGGCTCGAGACTCCTGCTTTTCAAGGCAGTTACTTTCTGACCGGCGACACCGCGGAAATAAATGATGATGGAAGCATATCTTTCGTTGGGAGGGCTGATGACGTCATCACAACGTCAGGCTATCGGGTTGGACCCTTCGATGTGGAAAGCGCACTGCTAGAGCATTCCGCCGTGCTGGAGTCGGCAGTAATTGGGAAACCCGACCCAGAACGTACAGAAATCATTAAGGCCTTTGTGGTCCTGAAAGCGGGCTTGAAGGCTGATGAGGCACTGTCGGAAGAATTGCGGCAACATGTGAAGGGTCGACTGTCAGCTCATGCTTATCCGCGGGAAATCGAATTCGTCGACGCTTTACCCAAAACTCCGAGCGGAAAAGTACAGCGTTTTCTCCTGCGTAGTCATGAACGGGCGAAAAGTAGCGGGCCTGCCTGA
- a CDS encoding aspartate aminotransferase family protein, with the protein MSITPLMPVYGRCEFRPVRGDHCHLIGEDGRRYLDFAAGIAVNALGHSHAGLIGAIQRQASELMHVSNLYGSLQGERLAQRLVDLTFADTVFFTNSGAEAVECAIKTARSYHQHGGNEHKFELITFNQAFHGRTLATISASSQEKMHKGFLPLLLGFKYVEFDDLDAAKAAIGPNTAGFLVEPIQGEGGIRAASDAFLQGLRALADEHDLMLALDEVQCGYGRSGTFFAYEQYGITPDIVATAKGIGGGFPLGACLATEKAARGMVVGAHGSTYGGNPLAMAAGEAVLDAFSAEDILANVCDKGAKIAGRLEQFIGNYPELFEEVRGRGLLLGIKLKVEPRGFVAHLRDNHGLLTVSGGNNTIRVVPPLVIDDSHLDEFMEKLSAGAASYGAEPAGK; encoded by the coding sequence ATGTCCATCACCCCGCTCATGCCCGTCTATGGAAGGTGCGAGTTCCGGCCGGTGCGCGGCGATCACTGCCACCTGATCGGCGAGGACGGCCGCCGTTATCTCGATTTCGCCGCGGGCATCGCGGTCAATGCCCTCGGCCATTCGCACGCCGGCCTGATCGGTGCGATCCAGCGCCAGGCGAGCGAGCTCATGCACGTATCGAATCTCTATGGTAGCCTGCAGGGTGAGCGCCTGGCCCAGCGGCTGGTCGACCTGACTTTCGCCGACACGGTGTTCTTCACCAATTCTGGCGCCGAAGCGGTGGAATGCGCGATCAAGACCGCGCGCTCGTACCACCAGCACGGCGGCAACGAGCACAAGTTCGAACTGATCACCTTCAACCAGGCATTCCACGGCCGAACGCTCGCTACGATCAGCGCATCGAGCCAGGAAAAGATGCACAAGGGCTTCCTGCCGCTGCTGCTGGGCTTCAAGTACGTCGAGTTCGACGATCTCGATGCGGCGAAGGCGGCGATCGGGCCCAATACCGCGGGCTTCCTGGTCGAGCCGATCCAGGGCGAAGGCGGCATCCGCGCCGCCTCCGACGCCTTCCTGCAGGGCCTGCGCGCGCTGGCGGACGAGCACGATCTGATGCTCGCGCTCGACGAGGTCCAGTGCGGCTACGGCCGTAGCGGCACCTTCTTCGCCTATGAGCAGTATGGCATCACGCCCGACATCGTCGCCACGGCTAAGGGCATCGGCGGCGGCTTCCCGCTCGGCGCCTGCCTCGCCACCGAAAAGGCGGCGCGCGGCATGGTCGTGGGCGCGCATGGTTCGACCTATGGAGGCAACCCGCTGGCCATGGCCGCCGGCGAAGCGGTGCTCGACGCTTTCTCGGCCGAGGACATCCTTGCCAACGTCTGCGACAAAGGTGCCAAGATAGCCGGCCGGCTCGAGCAATTCATCGGCAACTATCCCGAGCTGTTCGAGGAAGTCCGCGGCCGCGGGCTGCTGCTCGGCATCAAGCTCAAGGTCGAACCGCGCGGCTTCGTCGCTCATCTGCGCGACAACCACGGCCTGCTGACCGTCTCGGGCGGCAACAATACGATCCGGGTCGTACCCCCGCTCGTCATCGACGACAGCCATCTTGACGAATTCATGGAAAAGCTTTCGGCCGGCGCCGCGAGCTATGGGGCGGAGCCTGCAGGAAAATGA
- a CDS encoding transposase yields MTSGNDIGGTRGEEDIRRVVAALVERCDRLEATNQDLLIERAADKLEIQALRDEIARLKGDPPRPRFKSKPSGMEKSTSPTPGKKRSKRRRGAVQSKLTVSRDVTLKAAVPDGSRFKGYEDVLVQDLRLEVDVIRYRREIWRGPDGKRIAAELPAGILGGFGPELRRFITAGHFQGQITSERLCSMLNGMGLAISKRQVVRLLSRGLDDLVAEDRAILATGISTAQWINVDDTSAPHARKNGYVTHLGDRRFAVFRSSFSKSRRNFLNLLQAGISHFVVNDEALAKMREMNLASEPIAVLEAHEAKHFESPEAWQAHLCALGFDKLSVTPDPTKVATEGALWGALCEQGLLGDTAIVSDGAGQFRVGSNHALCWVHAERLVHKLHPRSKKDREALELIRTLIWWFYADLKAWQKHPDPKRGRALRVRFDRIFARKTGFVMLDRQLARLYRQKNDLLRVLTRPEIPLHTNGSENDIRSFVTKRKISGGTVSEQGRIARDIMLGLIKTCAKLGVSFYQFLGDRFAVPGAPSVPWLPDLVSAAPA; encoded by the coding sequence ATGACTTCGGGCAACGACATTGGCGGTACAAGAGGCGAGGAGGATATTCGTCGGGTTGTTGCTGCGCTGGTTGAGCGTTGCGACCGTCTGGAAGCGACGAACCAGGATCTGCTGATCGAGAGGGCGGCTGACAAGCTGGAGATCCAGGCATTACGGGACGAGATTGCGCGATTGAAGGGCGATCCGCCGCGTCCCCGCTTCAAGTCGAAGCCATCGGGGATGGAGAAGTCGACGTCACCGACACCGGGGAAGAAGCGGAGCAAGCGGAGGCGTGGGGCGGTGCAATCGAAGCTCACCGTCAGCCGGGATGTGACGCTGAAAGCGGCAGTTCCTGATGGCTCACGTTTCAAGGGTTACGAAGACGTCTTGGTGCAGGATCTTCGGCTTGAAGTTGACGTCATCCGCTATCGTCGCGAGATTTGGCGGGGTCCTGATGGTAAGCGGATCGCAGCAGAGTTGCCGGCGGGCATTTTGGGAGGCTTTGGCCCCGAGCTACGGCGCTTTATCACGGCGGGTCATTTCCAAGGTCAGATCACCAGCGAACGGCTGTGCTCGATGTTGAACGGGATGGGTTTGGCCATTTCCAAACGCCAGGTCGTACGACTGCTCAGCCGTGGGCTCGACGATCTGGTTGCCGAAGATCGGGCGATTTTAGCCACGGGGATTTCCACGGCGCAATGGATCAATGTCGACGACACTTCCGCTCCGCATGCTCGCAAGAATGGGTATGTCACCCATCTTGGGGATCGGCGCTTCGCGGTGTTTCGCAGCAGCTTTTCCAAATCGCGGCGCAATTTTCTCAATCTTCTTCAGGCGGGCATCAGCCATTTTGTCGTCAACGACGAAGCGCTAGCCAAAATGCGCGAGATGAACCTCGCGTCCGAACCGATTGCCGTGCTGGAAGCCCACGAAGCCAAGCATTTTGAGAGCCCCGAGGCGTGGCAGGCGCATCTTTGCGCGCTGGGCTTTGACAAGTTGAGCGTCACGCCCGATCCCACCAAGGTCGCGACCGAAGGCGCGCTATGGGGCGCCCTTTGCGAACAAGGTCTGCTCGGCGACACAGCTATCGTCTCCGATGGCGCCGGTCAGTTCCGCGTCGGCAGCAACCATGCGTTGTGCTGGGTACATGCAGAAAGGCTGGTCCACAAACTCCATCCCCGCTCGAAGAAAGATCGTGAAGCGCTCGAACTCATCCGCACGTTGATCTGGTGGTTCTACGCCGATCTCAAAGCCTGGCAAAAGCATCCGGATCCCAAACGGGGCCGTGCCCTCAGGGTTCGTTTTGACCGGATCTTTGCCCGCAAAACCGGCTTTGTGATGCTCGATCGGCAATTGGCACGCCTCTACCGCCAGAAAAACGATCTCCTGCGCGTTCTGACACGTCCCGAAATCCCGTTGCATACCAACGGTTCGGAAAACGATATCCGCAGCTTTGTCACCAAGCGCAAAATTTCCGGTGGCACCGTTAGCGAACAAGGACGGATCGCTCGCGACATCATGCTCGGCCTGATCAAAACCTGTGCCAAGCTTGGCGTCTCCTTCTACCAATTCCTCGGTGATCGCTTCGCCGTTCCCGGCGCGCCATCCGTTCCATGGCTGCCGGACCTCGTCAGCGCCGCTCCCGCCTGA
- a CDS encoding cytochrome P450 gives MHRQPTFEKYSPFSADQIDDPFPILAEARENAPVFFSQELGMWVVTRYADVRNIYENPEIFSNSAVLTSRTELPATIVAEFGDWRPPLDKEVVMTDPPDHTRLKRLMMKAFTPGRILKFEPWIREIVEDLLDGLDGVEECDIIERFTAALPPLVIGRLMGVPAEDALKFGKWVGNIVVLAGTWQLSEEETLSCWRGIREFEDYVRGLVALRRNNLGEDVVSYLIEAKGDEGEAALDDQELLHNVFNIAGAGADTTGQWLTVTLYCLLSGDREWDRVAQNRALIPAALEESLRYRGVVRSLVRKVTREVTLGGIDIPAGDFVLFNLTSANRDGAVISDPDKFLIDRKNVRGHIGFGHGAHTCLGASLARLEAKVALECLMDRFPNLQLARGQSDLKYQNNLMIPGVKSLNVKLQ, from the coding sequence ATGCACCGCCAACCCACTTTTGAAAAGTATTCGCCTTTTTCAGCGGACCAGATTGATGACCCATTCCCGATCCTGGCCGAAGCGCGGGAAAACGCTCCTGTCTTCTTTTCTCAAGAACTAGGTATGTGGGTGGTCACACGATATGCCGATGTTCGGAATATTTACGAAAATCCGGAAATTTTCTCCAATTCGGCGGTGCTCACATCGCGAACGGAATTACCTGCGACGATTGTAGCGGAATTTGGCGATTGGCGTCCACCGCTCGACAAAGAGGTCGTGATGACCGATCCGCCGGATCATACCCGGTTAAAGCGCCTTATGATGAAGGCGTTCACACCAGGCCGCATCCTCAAGTTCGAGCCGTGGATCCGCGAGATCGTCGAGGACCTGCTCGACGGACTGGACGGCGTTGAAGAGTGTGACATTATCGAACGGTTCACCGCCGCGCTTCCCCCGCTCGTCATCGGGAGGCTGATGGGGGTGCCCGCCGAGGACGCGCTGAAGTTCGGTAAATGGGTTGGAAACATCGTCGTTCTTGCCGGTACCTGGCAGTTGAGCGAAGAAGAGACCCTTTCCTGCTGGAGAGGTATCCGCGAGTTCGAGGACTATGTGCGCGGGCTTGTTGCTCTACGTCGCAATAATCTTGGTGAAGACGTCGTCTCCTACCTAATCGAAGCCAAGGGCGATGAAGGTGAAGCGGCGCTCGACGACCAAGAATTGTTGCACAATGTTTTTAACATCGCGGGAGCAGGTGCCGACACGACAGGTCAGTGGCTGACGGTAACACTTTACTGCCTGTTGTCCGGCGACCGCGAATGGGATCGTGTGGCTCAAAATCGGGCACTTATCCCCGCAGCCCTGGAGGAGTCGCTCCGCTATCGCGGTGTTGTGCGATCGCTTGTGCGCAAAGTGACTCGAGAAGTGACCCTTGGCGGCATCGACATTCCTGCCGGCGATTTCGTACTTTTCAATCTCACCTCTGCCAATAGAGACGGTGCCGTAATTTCTGACCCGGACAAGTTCCTCATCGACCGGAAAAACGTGCGCGGCCATATAGGATTCGGGCACGGCGCCCATACCTGTTTGGGTGCTTCACTCGCCCGACTCGAAGCGAAAGTCGCACTCGAATGCTTGATGGACCGCTTCCCGAACCTTCAGTTGGCCCGCGGGCAAAGTGATTTGAAATACCAAAACAACCTAATGATTCCCGGCGTGAAGAGCCTGAACGTGAAGCTCCAATAG
- a CDS encoding MarR family winged helix-turn-helix transcriptional regulator, with protein sequence MHLISMLTKRTNWVQDAIQSALDANGVSSLTRGQLFVIANVAAGEKRAADIARNLGISRQAVSQIIAELVERDFIDVREDPQDRRVRIIVLKSGLGEGDEICSRIFQAIERELMARIGSRRLKNLYDALDAEWGEPPEIGALPDQGLPAENFAVTL encoded by the coding sequence TTGCATCTGATTTCCATGCTCACCAAGCGTACCAACTGGGTTCAGGACGCCATCCAGAGTGCGCTGGATGCAAATGGCGTGTCGTCGCTCACACGCGGACAGCTTTTCGTCATCGCGAACGTCGCTGCGGGAGAAAAGAGAGCTGCAGACATCGCTCGCAACCTGGGCATCTCTCGCCAGGCAGTAAGTCAGATTATCGCGGAACTGGTCGAGCGAGACTTTATCGATGTTCGCGAGGATCCGCAGGATCGGCGGGTGCGAATCATAGTTTTGAAGTCGGGATTGGGCGAAGGAGACGAGATTTGCTCGCGAATTTTCCAGGCAATCGAACGAGAACTGATGGCCCGCATCGGGAGCCGGCGATTGAAGAATCTTTACGACGCGCTTGATGCCGAGTGGGGTGAACCGCCGGAAATCGGAGCGTTGCCGGACCAAGGCTTGCCTGCCGAGAACTTCGCCGTCACCTTGTGA
- a CDS encoding thiamine pyrophosphate-binding protein, producing the protein MNDQQSDGAGESDALVSRSGGQAVVEALHASGVDLVVGYSGGGTGAIIHHIATSGMANMNARTELSGAWISYGYNRVKGRAASACLFHCVGALHAAPVVYASKVDSTPFFMMDVNLDSSLDFREGLQDSAELLSALKPIAKHARKAVLADDLPLAVRQAVLAASTGRPGSSVLDLTLQSVTHETACLVEPLALPEPPAASEATIARALSMIASAKSPILFVGGGVHLAQATAELQAFAESLGIPMVSTSWGGRGAVSDDHPLFAGVVGSFGWESANSIIQQSDLWIAVGTTFSQMTTGAWNIDKPSNVIQIDVDPNQLGKIFQPTLGITGDAKVVLRQLLDGAKKNNVTPASGGAEVNAIAASKEEWFKYHDELCRDPGSDKKVNQYYLIDQMAKALPEGSIVVGDSGGQAFMLYRSFHYKQVTPMPLGSRYMSLGAGLPVAMGAKLAAPERTVVSYHGDGGFYYDCMELSTLAERNMKVIIVIDNNHCLYANRQGMSLWGIQNPWVDLPESTDFVALAKAQGVDGERVTDPADLPAALERAMAAEGSYLLDVWTDPDTRIRRAIRDVIPILSDRKPQQGAGAHMGPPLEGSWPA; encoded by the coding sequence ATGAATGATCAACAATCTGACGGTGCGGGTGAAAGCGACGCACTGGTGTCTCGTTCGGGCGGCCAAGCCGTAGTTGAGGCGCTGCATGCGTCCGGCGTGGACCTTGTGGTCGGGTACTCTGGTGGCGGTACTGGAGCCATCATCCACCATATCGCCACGAGCGGCATGGCAAACATGAATGCCCGCACAGAGTTGTCTGGCGCCTGGATTTCATATGGCTATAACCGGGTGAAGGGACGGGCTGCGTCAGCCTGCCTCTTCCACTGTGTCGGAGCGCTGCACGCTGCTCCGGTGGTCTATGCGTCGAAGGTCGACAGCACGCCCTTCTTCATGATGGACGTCAACCTCGACAGTTCGCTCGATTTTCGCGAAGGTCTGCAGGACTCGGCCGAATTGCTGTCTGCCCTGAAGCCCATCGCCAAGCATGCCCGCAAAGCTGTCCTGGCTGATGACCTCCCGCTTGCGGTTCGCCAAGCTGTGCTTGCAGCAAGTACTGGGCGGCCGGGCTCCAGCGTCCTTGACCTGACGCTCCAGTCTGTCACGCACGAGACGGCTTGCCTCGTGGAGCCCCTGGCGCTGCCCGAGCCACCGGCCGCTTCGGAGGCGACCATTGCCCGCGCTCTCAGCATGATCGCCAGTGCCAAGTCGCCGATCCTGTTCGTAGGTGGTGGCGTCCACCTGGCGCAGGCCACGGCGGAGCTGCAAGCGTTCGCCGAGTCGCTCGGGATACCTATGGTGTCCACTTCCTGGGGCGGTCGCGGCGCGGTTTCCGACGATCACCCCCTGTTTGCTGGTGTCGTTGGGTCATTCGGTTGGGAAAGTGCCAACAGCATCATCCAGCAGTCCGACCTGTGGATTGCGGTCGGCACGACCTTCTCCCAGATGACAACCGGCGCTTGGAACATCGACAAGCCCAGCAACGTGATCCAGATCGACGTGGACCCGAATCAGCTCGGCAAGATTTTTCAGCCGACGCTTGGCATCACTGGCGACGCTAAGGTCGTCCTGCGGCAGCTTCTCGACGGTGCCAAGAAGAACAACGTGACACCGGCGTCGGGTGGTGCCGAGGTCAATGCGATCGCCGCGTCAAAGGAAGAGTGGTTCAAGTACCACGACGAGCTTTGCCGCGATCCAGGCTCGGACAAGAAGGTTAACCAATACTACCTGATAGACCAGATGGCCAAGGCGCTGCCGGAAGGGTCTATCGTTGTAGGGGACAGCGGCGGTCAAGCGTTCATGCTGTATCGGTCGTTCCACTACAAGCAAGTGACGCCGATGCCGCTCGGCTCGCGCTACATGTCGCTCGGCGCTGGTCTGCCTGTCGCAATGGGGGCGAAGCTGGCCGCGCCGGAGCGGACAGTCGTAAGCTACCATGGTGATGGTGGGTTCTACTATGACTGCATGGAGCTTTCGACGCTTGCCGAGCGTAACATGAAGGTCATCATCGTCATCGACAATAACCACTGCCTGTACGCCAACCGGCAAGGCATGAGCCTCTGGGGCATTCAAAACCCTTGGGTGGACCTGCCGGAGAGCACCGACTTCGTCGCCTTGGCAAAAGCACAGGGCGTCGACGGCGAGCGAGTGACGGATCCAGCCGACCTGCCGGCCGCACTTGAGCGGGCCATGGCTGCTGAAGGTAGCTATCTGCTGGACGTTTGGACTGACCCTGACACGCGCATTCGTCGCGCGATCCGTGACGTTATCCCGATCTTGTCCGACCGGAAGCCGCAGCAAGGGGCAGGCGCCCATATGGGGCCGCCGTTAGAAGGTAGCTGGCCGGCTTGA